The Paenibacillus sp. FSL R7-0345 DNA segment AGACAGCACCAGTACGATCACAACCAGCAGCAGGGCTAAGGGTATAGCAAGCCATAAAGTCACGGATTAACCTCCAAGCAGCCTTTTTGTAGAATCCTTGGATTAGTATGGCAAACTGGACTGGAAAACATTCGGATGAAGACAAATAGCAGCTGAATAATGTTGAAAAGCCCAAAAAACCGTTGCCCCTTAACGGGACAACGGCTTAAAAAGAAGGATAATGGCTCTATTGCTCGACATCAGCGTTAACATCATCGAACGACATCTGGCTGTCCAGCTTGTTGAACAGCAGCTGTGTCTCTTCTTCCAGACCCTCAGAGGTATCAAAGCTCGACGGTTCCGGCAGCTCCTTCAGGCTGGCCAGCCCGAAGCTGTCCAGAAAGGATTTGGTCGTTCCGTACAGAATAGGCCGGCCTACAGCCTCTGCCCGCCCGACCTCATGGATCAGATCCTTGTTGTTCAGCGTCTGGATCGCCCGTTCCGACTTCACGCCGCGGATTTCCTCGATCTCCACCCGGGTAATCGGCTGACGGTAAGCCACTATGGCCAGTGTCTCCAGCGCCGCCTGGGACAGGGAAGACCGTGCCGGCGAATAAGCCAGGCGCTCGAAATACGGGGCATGATCCGGCAGAGTTGCCAGCCGGTAATTCCCGGCAATCTGCACCACCTGCAGACCGCGCTCCTGAGTCACATAGTCGTCTTTGAGTTCCTCCAGTGCTCTGGAGGCCAAGTCCGGGCGCTGCTCGGTGATATCGGCAATTTGCCGGGCGGACAGCCCCTCATCCCCGGACAGGAACAGCAGACCCTCAATAATTGATTTCAGCGTTTTGTAGTCCACCGAAGTCCTCTCCTCCTCTCCACTCCATTACAATGTCTTCAAACAGATTTTCCTGGTAGCAGAAAATCGCCTTCATCTTCATCAGCTCCAGAATCGCCAGGAAGGTCGTTACGATCTCATGCCGGTCCATACTCTCATGCAGCAGGGCTGAAAAACGCAGCCGGCCGCCTATTCCTTTGCGCATCAACGCCTCCGACACATCGCGGATCCGGTCTTTGACCGAAATTTCATCACGGGTAATCCGCTGGTAGGATGTTCTTTTGGCAGCCTTGCTGAGCGCCTTGCGGAAAGCGGCTATAAGATCCGAGGTATGCAGGCCTTTGAGCGTATGATCAAGATTGGCGGGCACAAAGGGGCCCAGATCCTCAGGCTCTTTTGTAAAAATCAGGCTGCGCTCGCTCTCCATATCCATGAGCTGCACGGCAATGCTTTTGATTTTGCGGTATTCGATCAGCCGCTCCACCAGCTCTGCACGCGGGTCATATCCGTCATCCTCGTAGTAATCGAAATCTTCAATTTCAATCACCGGAGGCTTCGGCAGCAGCAGCTTGCTCTTGATCGACAGCAGCGTTGCCGCCATAACGAGAAATTCACTGGTGATGTCCAGCTCAAGCTCCTGCATGCTGTGCAGATATTCCATATACTGCTCGGTGATCTCGCTGACCGGAATGTCCTGGATGTCGATTTCCGCCTTGTCAATTAAATGTAAGAGCAGATCGAGCGGACCTTCGAACGTCTCCAGCTTGTACAATACAGTCACGCGATTTCCCCCTGCTAAAAAAAGTAAAGTGCAGCGCCGCTAAAAGGACGCTACACAAGTAGAAAGATTTCTTATAGTCCATGCTTTCTTCTTATACATATAAATAAGCACGAATCCGGTTAATCCGTCAAGAGGGGGAGCTTACTTCCGCTTACTTAAACAGCTTGTTCAGGTTAGCCATCTCGATCGCCGAGGTAGCTGCATCCCAGCCCTTATTGCCGGCTTTGGTTCCGGAGCGCTCAATTGCCTGCTCGATATTTTCGGTAGTTACCACACCAAAGATCGTCGGCACGCCTGTCTTGAGGTTGATGGCAGCTACACCCTTGGCTACTTCGTTGCATACATAGTCATAATGCGTTGTTGATCCGCGGATAACCGTACCCAGGGCGATTACAGCATCATATTTGCCGCTTTCGGCCATCTTTTGGCAGATCAGCGGGATTTCAAATACGCCTGGAACCCAGGCCACATCCACCTCATCATCAGCAACACCATGGCGTTTGAACGCGTCAAGTGCGCCGGACAGCAGCTTGCTCGTAATAAATTCATTGAAACGTCCTACCACGACACCATAACGCAATCCTTCAGATACTAAATGTCCTTCAAAATAATTCGGCATAATTCATCATCAACCCTTCATTTATAAGTTGGTATTATATAGTAAAATAATTAAGCTTTGGAATCTTCATTCTGTTCAATATTGTCAAAAGACAGCAGGTGGCCGAGCTTGGCCTGCTTGGTATGCAGATAGCCGGTGTTATCTTTGTTCTCCGGCATCTGGATCGGCACACGCTCAACCACCTCAAGGCCGTAGCCTTCGAGCCCTTTGATTTTGCGCGGATTGTTGGTCAACAGCTTGATCTGGCGGACACCCAGGTCCTTCAGAATCTGCGCACCGATGCCGTAATCCCGCAGATCAGCCGGGAAGCCGAGCCTCAGGTTGGCATCCACTGTATCCAATCCCTCTTCCTGCAGCTTATAGGCACGCAGCTTGTTAATCAGCCCGATGCCTCTGCCCTCCTGGCGCATATACAGCAGCACACCCCGGCCTGCCTCCTCGATCTGGCGCAGCGCTGCCTCGAACTGCGGGCCGCAGTCGCAGCGGTGCGAATGAAAGACATCGCCGGTCAGGCATTCGGAATGGACACGCACGAGCACCGGCTCATCACCGGAGATGTCTCCTTTTACCAGAGCGACATGCTCCTTGTCATCCACTTCATTTGTGTAAGCAATGGTCTGGAAGATGCCGAAATCGGTCGGCAGATTGACGGATACTTCACGGGTGACCAGCTGCTCCTTCTCATTGCGGTAATGGATCAGATCCTGGATACTGATCAGCTTGAGATCATGCTTCTTGGCGATTTCCACGAGATCGGGCAGACGGGCCATCGTGCCGTCCACCTTGACGACTTCGCAGATCACGCCGGCCGGATAGGAGCCGCACATGCGGGCCAGATCGACAGCAGCCTCGGTATGGCCGGAGCGGCGCAGTACGCCGCCTTTTTTGGCGATCAGCGGGAACATATGGCCGGGTTTGCGGAAATCCGCCGGCTTGGCATCCGGGTCCATCAAGGCTTTGATCGTCAGAGAACGCTCGCCTGCAGAAATACCGGTGGTCGTACTGGCATGGTCAACCGAAACCGTAAAGGCTGTACCGTGGTTATCGGTATTATGGGTAACCATCGGCTGCAGATCCAGCTCTTCCGCACGCTCTGCCGTAATCGGCACACAGACCAGACCACGGCCTTCCGTAATCATAAAATTAATAACCTCCGGTGTGGCCCGTTCGGCCAGGGCGACGAAATCGCCTTCGTTCTCCCGGTCCTCGTCATCGACTACAATGACAACCTTGCCGCGCATCAGATCATAGATGGCATCTTCAATCCGGTCCAACACGCTGTCCTGCTTGCTGTGCTCGCTCATGATTCTGTCCTCCTGTCAGCTCTATATTTGACTTATTTTATCCTTCTCACAGAACCGGACACTATCCTGTTCAGGACGGCGCAGCCGCTTCTGCTTGTTATACAAACCCGTTGGCCGCCAAAAAATCATGGCTGATCCGGGAGCTGCTCTCTTCTTCCTTATTATCCGCTCCCCTGTAGTGCAGGAGATGATCGACATATTTGCCCAGCACATCACATTCAATATTGATGCTGTCACCAGGCCGCTTATGGGCAAGCACCGTTTCCCCCAGTGTATGGGGAATGATGGATACGGTGAAGGCCGAGGACGAGGTGCCCACTACAGTAAGACTGATGCCGTCAAGCGTTATGGAGCCTTTGGGAATGATGTATTTGAACAGTGATTCCCGGTCCGGTGTAATCTCGAAAACCACGGCATTCTGGTCACGCTTCACGCTGCGGATCTCACCTGTCCCATCCACATGTCCCTGGACGATATGCCCGCCAAAACGGCCGCCGGCCGCCATCGCCCGTTCCAGATTCATCCGGCTTCCGCTGCGCAGCTCCTTCAGGTTACTGTTACGGTAGGTTTGCGGCATGACATCCACGGTAAAAGAATGCTCACTGATCGTAGTCGCAGTCAGGCAGACGCCATTGACCGCTACACTGTCGCCGATCTTCAGATCACTCATAATCAGCGAAGCCCCGATATTCAGTACCATCATCTCTCCTCCGCTGCTGACGCCCCGCAGTACCCCGATCTCCTCAATCAATCCGGTGAACATGTTATCCCCTCCCGAAAGATTACTTCTGTGACATTTGCTAAATCGATAACTTTTTGCCAAAATACCCGTCTGTCCTAGCGCACCGGGGTTCCGCTGATACAGACATTATCCCCGAGCACTTCAACTTCCAATCCCTCGAGCGTGATTGCCTCCTTCATCAGGGCCACGCCCGGGAAATCAAAGGTCCCAGGAGCTTCGGCTCCGCCGCCGACAATCTTCGGCGCATAGAACAGAACCACCCGGTCCACCAGTCCGCTCTCCAGCATTGAGCCGTTCAACGTCCCGCCGCCTTCAAGCAGAATGGAGCTGATCTCCATTTCGCCGAGCTTGACCATCGCCACCTTGAGGTCTACGCGCGGCCCGTCTCCGCTGATTACAACCGTAACGCCAGCATCTTCCAGTGCCGCTTTCCGGGCTGGATCAGCTGCTGCTGTCGTCACGATTACCGTCGGCGCCTGTCCGTCGGCAACAACATTTGCATCAAGCGGGGTACGCAGGCTGGAGTCAATAACGATGCGCACCGGATGAAGCCCCGGAACCTCCAGGCGTGTAGTCAGTGAAGGATTATCGGCGATTACTGTGCCTACCCCTACCATAATCCCCTGATGGCGGTGCCGCAGCGTATGTACAATTTCCCGTGCCTGTCCGTTTGAGATCCATTTGCTGTCCCCGGTTCTGGTAGCCAGCTTGCCATCCAGCGTGCTTGCACTCTTCAGGGTTACAAACGGCTGCTTGGTCAAAATATACTTGATGAACCGTTCATTGAGCCGCAAGGCACGGCTTCTGAGCAGCCCGACCTCAACCTCGATTCCCGCTTCCCGCAGCATCTCAAAGCCCCGTCCCGCCACCTGCGGGTTAGGGTCCTCACAGGCAACAACTACCCGGGCAACCCCTTCGTCAATCAGCCGCTGGCTGCAGGGCGGCGTCTTGCCGTAATGGCTGCACGGCTCCAGTGTGACATAAGCGGTGCTCCCCTGTGCCTTGCCTGCAGCCATATTTAATGCGTGCACTTCAGCGTGTCCCGTACCGCGCTGCAGATGTGTACCCAGGCCGATCACAGCCCCGTCCTTTACAACTACACAGCCGACAACCGGGTTAATACCTGTCTGTCCCTGTGCTCTTTCCGCCATGTCCAGCGCAAGCGACATGTAGAACTCGTCATTTAAAATATCCATGATCTGCCTCCCACCCTGATAAATTACCTTCAGTAAAAACAGAAAAACCCGTCTTAATCTCCAGGCGGAGTTCAAGACGGGATATACGAGAGTTTGCCGGTAATCCTAATAAAATGGTGCGTAAATAAACCCCTTCACCAATGATTGTGAAAGTTCGCACATAATATTATGAAATACACCATCACGCCTGCCCGTTCAGGGGCAGAACGCTATTCTCTCCTTCTTCCATCCAGACTATACTGTCGGTCCCGGAATTGCACCGGGTCCACCGTCCGTATCCGAAGGATACGACGCGGGTAGCGGACTAAGCACGTAAAGGCTGTAACAGCCATTACAGTGACATCACCGCCGGTAGGGAATTACACCCTGCCCTGAAGGATCAAACCAGTATGAAATTAGTAACATCTAAACCTGCACGTCATTCTCTATGACTAACATAAAGTTAGCACTATACGGTGAAAAAAGCAAGCAGATCGTAGACTGCGGGCAATACTACAGCATAAGCAGCCCCCTGCCGTCTATACCTCACCTTGCTTATTCACTTTCAGCAGATCGCGGATTTCCGTCAGCAGGGCAATTTCAGGATCAGGTGCCGGAGTCTCTACAACCTCAACTTTTACCGTCTCCTTATGCTTGAAGCGGTTGGCCACTTTGACCACCATAAAAATCGAGAACGAAATAATAAAGAAATCCACTACACTCTGCAGGAATATCCCGTATTTCACCTCGGCATCGAGATAGGTAAAGGTCAGTTTTCCCAGATCTATCCCTCCGCTAAGTAAACCCACAAGAGGCATAATAATGTCGGCAACCAGCGAAGAGACGATTTTGCCGAATGCTGACCCGATGACTACGGCAACTGCCAGATCCAGCACGTTCCCCTTGATCGCAAAGCTTTTAAATTCCTTCCACATTCCATTTCCCCCGATCATTGAATTTTAGTTATTATAGCATTACCGCAATGAATGACCAATAAGCCGGCCTCAAAAATGCTAAATCTGAAGATTTGTTAAGAATATATTAAGCTTTTATACAGATGCGCTCCTGCCGGCGTTAAGATTCCCGCGCTACAATGAACAGGCGGCGGCAGATCATGTATAATCCGGATAGGCAAGACAAGGCTGTCTGGACAAGCAGGAAAGGATGTTGAACCATGAATAACGGAACACTGCTGCTCGTGGATGATGAGCCGGGCTCAGCGTGGGCGCCGACGATTATGTCACCAAGCCGTTCAGCCCGCTGGAGCTGGTAGCCCGCATCAAATCACAGCTGCGCCGGACAAGAAGTTATCTGGGTGAGGCTGCCGCCAGAGACAGCGAGATGATTATCGACGGACTGTCGGTTAACTCCGCTACACATGAGGTAAGTGTCGATGGCCAGCCGGTCAAGCTGACACCGCGGGAATTCGCCATTCTTGAGCTGCTGGCCCGAAACAGCGGACAGGTGATGAGCATGGAGCAGATTTACTCCAAGGTCTGGAAGGAGCAGTATCTGGACAGCAACAATACACTGATGGTCCATATCCGCAAAATCAGGGAAAAAATTGAAGACAACCCGCGCCAGCCGAAATATCTGAAAACAGTCTGGGGCGTCGGCTACAAATTGAAAAGGGAGGTTAAGCTGCTCTGAATACGAAGCGGTTCAATACATTATCCTGGCGGCTGGCCGGATTTGGCCTGGCCAGCATTGTGCTGGCTGCATTCATCATTATCCTCCTGTTCTGGGGGGCTTCCATGCTGCTGTGGCTCAATCCCTCCCGCTCCTTCTGGGGGGTCAAGCTGATCCGCTGGGTGATTAACAATATCGGCTCCCTTCCCGTTGTGCTGATTATCGGCCTCCCGCTCTACACTTTCTTCTTCCTGAAGCTGACCAGAAACACAATGAGCTATCTGCGCAATATATCAACCGGCGTGCAGCATATCGCGGGCGGCAATCTTTCGTACCGGATCGCCGTCACAGGCACAGAGGAGCTCGGAACACTCGCCGATAACATCAACAAGATGGCCGGAAAGCTCAAGTCAGCAATGGATGAGGAACGGGCGGCAGCCAAAGCCAAGGATGAGCTGATCACCGGCGTATCGCATGACCTGCGGACACCGCTGACCTCTGTGCTGGGTTTTCTCGAATATGTCGAAAAAGACCGCTATGCCGATGAAATTGAGCTGCGCTATTATGTCAACATCGCTTATGATAAATCGCTGACGATCAAAAAGCTGATCGACGATCTGTTCGAGTATACCCGCATCACCTCAAGCGGCCTGCCTCTCCGCCAGGAGCCGGTCAATCTAGGCAACCTGCTCGAACAGCTTGCCGAGGAATTTGTCCCTGTACTTGAAGCAGCGGGCATGAGCTACAGCATCCGGATAGATCCTGGTCCGCTGGTCATTCAGGGGGATGCCGATGAGCTGGTCCGGCTGTATGAGAATCTGTTCACCAACGCGGTGCGTTACGGAAAAGAAGGCAAGCAGCTCGATATCTCCGTCTTCAGCAGGCAGGATCAGGTCGTAGCTGTCTACACCAACTACGGGCCGCCAATCCCGGCTGAGGATCTCCCCCATCTGTTCAAACGCTTCTACCGGGTGGATAAATCCCGCTCACGGAAGACTGGCGGCAGCGGACTCGGCCTGGCGATTGCCAAGAGCATTGCCGAGCTGCACGGCGGGGTTATTACCGTTAAAAGCTCACGTAAACAAACGGAGTTTGAAACAAGCTTTCCGCAAAGCAAACCGTAAAGTCATCTTCAATAGCCGAGCTTCCGCCAGCACAAAAAGAGCAGAGCCGGTATTTTTCCGGCTTGCTCTTTTCGTACTGCGGTTATACTTAACTCTCCTATGTGCTACTGCTGATGCAGCTCACGGTAAGTATCGCGGATGAACGTGCAATAGACGGAGGGCGGATAATGCTGCACACGCTCGTAAGCGATCTGCGACTGCTGGCGTGCTTCCTCCATCTTCCCCGCCCTGGCATAGATTCTGGCTTTATAGGCATAAGAAGTGAATACGGCCGCCCGGTCCAGCGGATGGTGGACGTCATCAGTCAGTGTCACCCTGGACAATGCCGCCAGCGCCTCATCATCACGTTGCAGATGATACAGCGCTATGCCCGCCGTTAAGTTACGGCTTGATAAATAACGGTCCCCCGTAACGTGGAAGCTGCTGCCCAGCTCAAGCGCCTCTTCATACCGCTGCTCCGCATTCGCCAGCCTGATCTCAGCCAGTCTGAGCAGCTGTACAGACTCTTCATTCTCCGACAGCTCCACATACAGCCGCGCCTTCTCCAGATTCTGCTTCGCCCCGTCCAGGTCTCCCGACATGAGGGCAAGATTGGATAACACCCGGTACAGGTGGTCTGTCAAATAAAAGACGTTTTCCTCGCGGGATAATGCAACAGCTGCCTGGGCAGCTTCCTTACTTCCGTTGTAATCACCGAGGGCGGACAAAGTCACACTCTCTGCATAATGGAGGTCGAGCTCGAACAGAAAGTTGTTGCCTACCTTTTTGCTCCTATACTTTTCCCGTACACTCCGGATCAGCTCAAGGCTTTCCTTGTACCTTCCCTGCGTGAACAGCAGTGCATACGTCAGATATTGTACTTTGGCGCTCTCCACAAATAAGCCGAAGCGCTCGTATATTTCTGCCGCCCGGGCAACCGCTTCTTCTCCTCCGGCACTCCCGGTATAGTAACAGGCAGCCACATAGAACTCCATCAGCCGGGCGGCATCAACGGTTACCGGCAGCTTTCCGTCCAGCAGCGGCTGCACCCTGGCGATAACTGCCTTATAATTTTTCTGCTTGAACTGTACTTCGATATCACGCGCCATTGTGGCCAGCTCTGCGCTCTGGTCATCCTCCAGGAAGTAGCCGGCATCCACCCCAAGGCGTTCGGCCAAAATCTGCAGACTGCGCATGGAGGGCAGTGCCCGGCCGTTTTCAATCTGGCTGAGCATGCTTTTGGTCATATCTTCTCCGGCCAGCTCGCTCTGTGTAAGCCCTTTGGATAGACGCAGCGCTTTTATCTTATCCCCGATCGCCTGCTTATTCGTCATCTGTTTAGCCATCCTTCTGTCTGTCTTTCTCCCAGTATAACTTAATGTACCGTGAAGAAAAAACAAAGTTTAATTAAATTAAACTTATAGTTGCACTCTAGAGTTTAAAATTATACAATTAGTTTAATATAATTTAACTTTTTCTTCTGAAGGAGTGCTGTTAATGGTTAAACTAAGAAGCTTATGGGCTAATCCAGGCAACCGTAATATGCTGCTGTTCTTCACAGCCAAACTAGCTTCAATCCTCGGCTCCGGCATGTTTACGTTTGTAGTCTGCTTATACATTCTGAAAGTGACAGGCTCCGGAAGCAGCTTCGCGGTTACGATGGTCTGCGGAATGCTGCCCCGGATTATACTGGCCCCTTTTGCCGGGGTGATGGCCGACCGGATGAACCGCCGCAGGCTGCTGATCTGTTCTGATCTTGCCGCTGTAGTGTCACTGCTGCTTGCGTATCTGGCCGTCTCGCTGAACGGCGTTACCCTGACGCCTGTTTATGTCACCCTCGTTCTGCTGTCTGTATGCTCCACCTTTTACAGCATCGCCGTCTCCTCTTCCCTGCTCCAGCTTGTAGAGCCTGACTCCCTCCAGCGGGCGGGTTCACTTAATCAGATTGCCGGCTCCATCGGCAATTTGCTCGCCCCTGTGCTCGGCGGCATGCTTTATGCGGTGATCCCGCTAAAGCTGTTCCTGCTGCTGAATGCTGCAGGCTTTGCTGTCTCCACCCTCATGAGCATCGGTCTCAAGTTCAATTCGGCGGCTGACCCGGCTGATCCCGCCGAGCAGCAACAACCGCAGCATCCCGCCCGCACTAGACCTCAGGTGTGGGCAGAGTTCCGCAGCAGTCTTGCCGAAGGCATGTCTTACGCGTTTAAGAAGCCCGTTATCCGCTCTGTCCTCGTTATTGTTTTCTGGGTTAATTTTTTCGTCGTCGCCTTAAATGTAGTGCTTCCATATGCCGTTGTGCAGACCCTCTCCCTCGGCTCCGGACAATACGGCACCATTAACGCGATGCTCGCTGCCGGCATGCTGGCGATGTCTCTGCTGCTGACCGTCCGCCGGCAGGGCAGCAGTCCAACCGGCTCGCTGATCCGCGGACTTTTCATGCTCGGACTGCTTTTCCTTGCCCTGGCCGTGCCGCTGATTCTGGATTTGAGCCGCACCGGGGCTTATGTTTATCTGATGGTCATGCTGTTTATGGTCGGCTGCACAGTGATGAATATTAACATACCTGTGCAGGTGTATCTGCAGCAGAGTGTTGAACCGGCATATCTCGGAAGAGTGTTCGCAGTGGCGGAAACAGCTTCAGGTGCGATTGCACCATTAGGAATGGTCCTCTATGGTGTGCTTGTGGACCGGGTTCCCTCCTTCCTGCTGCTGGCGGCTTCCGGCATGTCGATCCTGCTGGTCACTCTGCTTGGCTCCAGAAATTTAAAGCAGGGCACCCGGCGGGAAGAACAGCAGATGCTCGAAGCAGGGGTACAGCTTCGTCCCTAAGAAAACCTTTATACCTGTTAAGGAAATGATAAGATTTCTACCCGGCCGCTCTTAAAAACTGTCGCTTATAGTGAATGCTATACGTACTTCTGCTGCCAATAACAGAAACGGGATTCATTACGTGCTCACTTCATCGGACCCTCTCCTGCGCTAAAAAAAGAGCCTGCGGCATTCTTCTGCCGCAGGCTCTTTGCTATAGATGATCATAAGATCAGTTTGTTTCTCAGCGCTATTCCTGATTACGTCTGCGTCTGA contains these protein-coding regions:
- the ribD gene encoding bifunctional diaminohydroxyphosphoribosylaminopyrimidine deaminase/5-amino-6-(5-phosphoribosylamino)uracil reductase RibD yields the protein MDILNDEFYMSLALDMAERAQGQTGINPVVGCVVVKDGAVIGLGTHLQRGTGHAEVHALNMAAGKAQGSTAYVTLEPCSHYGKTPPCSQRLIDEGVARVVVACEDPNPQVAGRGFEMLREAGIEVEVGLLRSRALRLNERFIKYILTKQPFVTLKSASTLDGKLATRTGDSKWISNGQAREIVHTLRHRHQGIMVGVGTVIADNPSLTTRLEVPGLHPVRIVIDSSLRTPLDANVVADGQAPTVIVTTAAADPARKAALEDAGVTVVISGDGPRVDLKVAMVKLGEMEISSILLEGGGTLNGSMLESGLVDRVVLFYAPKIVGGGAEAPGTFDFPGVALMKEAITLEGLEVEVLGDNVCISGTPVR
- a CDS encoding helix-turn-helix transcriptional regulator translates to MTNKQAIGDKIKALRLSKGLTQSELAGEDMTKSMLSQIENGRALPSMRSLQILAERLGVDAGYFLEDDQSAELATMARDIEVQFKQKNYKAVIARVQPLLDGKLPVTVDAARLMEFYVAACYYTGSAGGEEAVARAAEIYERFGLFVESAKVQYLTYALLFTQGRYKESLELIRSVREKYRSKKVGNNFLFELDLHYAESVTLSALGDYNGSKEAAQAAVALSREENVFYLTDHLYRVLSNLALMSGDLDGAKQNLEKARLYVELSENEESVQLLRLAEIRLANAEQRYEEALELGSSFHVTGDRYLSSRNLTAGIALYHLQRDDEALAALSRVTLTDDVHHPLDRAAVFTSYAYKARIYARAGKMEEARQQSQIAYERVQHYPPSVYCTFIRDTYRELHQQ
- a CDS encoding ATP-binding protein, producing the protein MLAAFIIILLFWGASMLLWLNPSRSFWGVKLIRWVINNIGSLPVVLIIGLPLYTFFFLKLTRNTMSYLRNISTGVQHIAGGNLSYRIAVTGTEELGTLADNINKMAGKLKSAMDEERAAAKAKDELITGVSHDLRTPLTSVLGFLEYVEKDRYADEIELRYYVNIAYDKSLTIKKLIDDLFEYTRITSSGLPLRQEPVNLGNLLEQLAEEFVPVLEAAGMSYSIRIDPGPLVIQGDADELVRLYENLFTNAVRYGKEGKQLDISVFSRQDQVVAVYTNYGPPIPAEDLPHLFKRFYRVDKSRSRKTGGSGLGLAIAKSIAELHGGVITVKSSRKQTEFETSFPQSKP
- the ribE gene encoding 6,7-dimethyl-8-ribityllumazine synthase, which encodes MPNYFEGHLVSEGLRYGVVVGRFNEFITSKLLSGALDAFKRHGVADDEVDVAWVPGVFEIPLICQKMAESGKYDAVIALGTVIRGSTTHYDYVCNEVAKGVAAINLKTGVPTIFGVVTTENIEQAIERSGTKAGNKGWDAATSAIEMANLNKLFK
- a CDS encoding bifunctional 3,4-dihydroxy-2-butanone-4-phosphate synthase/GTP cyclohydrolase II; protein product: MSEHSKQDSVLDRIEDAIYDLMRGKVVIVVDDEDRENEGDFVALAERATPEVINFMITEGRGLVCVPITAERAEELDLQPMVTHNTDNHGTAFTVSVDHASTTTGISAGERSLTIKALMDPDAKPADFRKPGHMFPLIAKKGGVLRRSGHTEAAVDLARMCGSYPAGVICEVVKVDGTMARLPDLVEIAKKHDLKLISIQDLIHYRNEKEQLVTREVSVNLPTDFGIFQTIAYTNEVDDKEHVALVKGDISGDEPVLVRVHSECLTGDVFHSHRCDCGPQFEAALRQIEEAGRGVLLYMRQEGRGIGLINKLRAYKLQEEGLDTVDANLRLGFPADLRDYGIGAQILKDLGVRQIKLLTNNPRKIKGLEGYGLEVVERVPIQMPENKDNTGYLHTKQAKLGHLLSFDNIEQNEDSKA
- the mscL gene encoding large conductance mechanosensitive channel protein MscL, which gives rise to MWKEFKSFAIKGNVLDLAVAVVIGSAFGKIVSSLVADIIMPLVGLLSGGIDLGKLTFTYLDAEVKYGIFLQSVVDFFIISFSIFMVVKVANRFKHKETVKVEVVETPAPDPEIALLTEIRDLLKVNKQGEV
- the scpB gene encoding SMC-Scp complex subunit ScpB; translation: MDYKTLKSIIEGLLFLSGDEGLSARQIADITEQRPDLASRALEELKDDYVTQERGLQVVQIAGNYRLATLPDHAPYFERLAYSPARSSLSQAALETLAIVAYRQPITRVEIEEIRGVKSERAIQTLNNKDLIHEVGRAEAVGRPILYGTTKSFLDSFGLASLKELPEPSSFDTSEGLEEETQLLFNKLDSQMSFDDVNADVEQ
- a CDS encoding MFS transporter — protein: MVKLRSLWANPGNRNMLLFFTAKLASILGSGMFTFVVCLYILKVTGSGSSFAVTMVCGMLPRIILAPFAGVMADRMNRRRLLICSDLAAVVSLLLAYLAVSLNGVTLTPVYVTLVLLSVCSTFYSIAVSSSLLQLVEPDSLQRAGSLNQIAGSIGNLLAPVLGGMLYAVIPLKLFLLLNAAGFAVSTLMSIGLKFNSAADPADPAEQQQPQHPARTRPQVWAEFRSSLAEGMSYAFKKPVIRSVLVIVFWVNFFVVALNVVLPYAVVQTLSLGSGQYGTINAMLAAGMLAMSLLLTVRRQGSSPTGSLIRGLFMLGLLFLALAVPLILDLSRTGAYVYLMVMLFMVGCTVMNINIPVQVYLQQSVEPAYLGRVFAVAETASGAIAPLGMVLYGVLVDRVPSFLLLAASGMSILLVTLLGSRNLKQGTRREEQQMLEAGVQLRP
- the ribE gene encoding riboflavin synthase, whose product is MFTGLIEEIGVLRGVSSGGEMMVLNIGASLIMSDLKIGDSVAVNGVCLTATTISEHSFTVDVMPQTYRNSNLKELRSGSRMNLERAMAAGGRFGGHIVQGHVDGTGEIRSVKRDQNAVVFEITPDRESLFKYIIPKGSITLDGISLTVVGTSSSAFTVSIIPHTLGETVLAHKRPGDSINIECDVLGKYVDHLLHYRGADNKEEESSSRISHDFLAANGFV
- a CDS encoding segregation/condensation protein A; its protein translation is MTVLYKLETFEGPLDLLLHLIDKAEIDIQDIPVSEITEQYMEYLHSMQELELDITSEFLVMAATLLSIKSKLLLPKPPVIEIEDFDYYEDDGYDPRAELVERLIEYRKIKSIAVQLMDMESERSLIFTKEPEDLGPFVPANLDHTLKGLHTSDLIAAFRKALSKAAKRTSYQRITRDEISVKDRIRDVSEALMRKGIGGRLRFSALLHESMDRHEIVTTFLAILELMKMKAIFCYQENLFEDIVMEWRGGEDFGGLQNAEINY